A genomic window from Yarrowia lipolytica chromosome 1D, complete sequence includes:
- a CDS encoding uncharacterized protein (Compare to YALI0D25542g, weakly similar to uniprot|Q9I672 Pseudomonas aeruginosa Hypothetical protein) encodes MLRINRVRQFSHIRSFSSTSRALNSGSSLPLAGVRVVDMSRVLAGPYCTQLLADLGADVIKIEHPTRGDDTRAWGPPFAPYTKTDDSLGVSRDMVEVAGTAPGESAYFLCVNRNKKSVGLSFQSDEGKAALKRLIASADVFVENYVPGTLKRYGLSYDDLKDANPKLIYTSITGYGQTGPYSHRPGYDVMVEAEMGLMHITGEPDGAPSKVGVAVTDLTTGLYASNSVLAALIKRGVSGKGTHIDASLADCQVASLANIASQVLISGKPDSGRQGTAHPSICPYQAFDTADGSIMIGGGNDNLFKLACDALGKPEWKTDPRFLSNALRVKNRDILVPAIHEVTKTKKTNDWVEIFKVFNFPFAAINDIQTTLSNEHVVARDMIQTVDHPVCGPMKLVGVPVKFSDKTSQPNIRMPPPLLGQHTFEVFREVGYSDAEINKLVQDGVIRGRSDSV; translated from the coding sequence ATGCTTCGTATCAATCGCGTTCGACAGTTCTCACACATCAgaagcttctccagcacgTCACGTGCCCTGAACTCCGGCTCGTCGCTTCCTCTGGCTGGGGTCAGAGTGGTGGACATGTCTCGGGTTCTGGCCGGACCCTACTGCACACAATTGCTGGCTGATCTGGGAGCAGACGTGATCAAAATCGAACACCCGACTCGTGGCGATGACACTCGAGCCTGGGGTCCGCCGTTTGCGCCATACACAAAGACGGATGACTCTCTTGGAGTCAGTAGGGATATGGTGGAGGTTGCAGGCACAGCACCTGGCGAGTCGGCTTACTTTCTTTGCGTGAACCGAAACAAAAAGTCCGTCGGCCTGTCCTTCCAGTCGGACGAGGGcaaggctgctctcaaacgTCTTATTGCTTCTGCTGACGTGTTTGTCGAAAACTACGTTCCTGGCACTCTCAAACGGTATGGACTCAGTTACGATGATCTCAAGGATGCTAACCCCAAGCTCATCTACACATCCATCACAGGATACGGCCAGACTGGACCTTACTCGCACCGACCCGGCTACGATGTCATGGTTGAAGCGGAAATGGGACTCATGCATATCACCGGAGAACCGGATGGAGCTCCCTCCAAGGTCGGAGTAGCCGTGACTGATCTCACCACCGGCCTCTACGCATCTAACTCCGTGCTGGCAGCTCTCATTAAGCGAGGCGTTTCCGGCAAGGGCACGCATATCGATGCCTCTCTAGCCGACTGTCAGGTGGCTTCTCTTGCCAACATCGCCTCTCAGGTGCTCATCAGTGGCAAGCCTGACTCGGGCCGACAGGGAACTGCGCATCCGTCCATTTGCCCCTACCAGGCCTTTGATACCGCCGATGGAAGCATTATGATCGGAGGAGGCAACGACAATCTGTTCAAGTTGGCCTGTGACGCTCTGGGCAAGCCTGAGTGGAAAACTGACCCCCGGTTCTTGTCCAACGCCCTTAGAGTCAAGAACAGAGACATTCTGGTGCCTGCCATTCACGAGGTGACCAAGACCAAAAAGACCAACGACTGGGTTGAAATCTTCAAGGTCTTCAACTTCCCATTTGCCGCTATCAACGACATTCAGACCACGCTGAGCAACGAGCACGTTGTGGCACGAGACATGATCCAGACTGTGGATCACCCCGTTTGTGGTCCCATGAAACTCGTCGGTGTCCCCGTCAAGTTTTCTGACAAGACGTCGCAGCCCAACATTCGAATGCCCCCGCCTCTGCTTGGTCAGCACACCTTTGAGGTCTTCCGAGAGGTCGGGTACTCTGATGCCGAGATCAACAAGCTCGTCCAGGACGGCGTTATTCGGGGCCGAAGTGACTCGGTTTAG
- a CDS encoding uncharacterized protein (Compare to YALI0D25564g, similar to Saccharomyces cerevisiae FAD1 (YDL045C); ancestral locus Anc_3.146, similar to uniprot|P38913 Saccharomyces cerevisiae YDL045c FAD1 flavin adenine dinucleotide (FAD) synthetase) encodes MFSQTCHKFSGVVDSFLASNGGALRKATQDHVRESLRVLHEALERYDLNQISLSYNGGKDCQVMVILLLAALWRRFGEDPAVLNNLGAFKSVYVASEKAFEEVDTFVDNSCQEYGLQQIRLSEPMKAAFEHFLSENPTVKAIIVGIRRSDPYGQQLKPFDPTDSGWPDFMRVHPVLEWKYVNIWDFLRGTDSAYCCLYDKGYTSLGGTDSTVPNPKLLKKGTCAEFLPAYALVKDEEERLGRFRK; translated from the exons ATGTTTTCACAGACGTGCCACAAGTTCTCCGGGGTTGTGGACTCGTTTCTGGCTTCTAACGGCGGCGCGCTCCGCAAGGCGACCcaagatcacgtgagagaGTCGCTGAGGGTTTTGCACGAAGCCCTAGAAAGATATGA TCTCAACCAGATATCGCTCTCTTACAACGGCGGAAAAGACTGTCAAGTGATGGTCATTCTACTTTTAGCCGCTCTCTGGCGCCGTTTTGGGGAAGATCCGGCTGTTCTCAACAACCTGGGCGCCTTCAAATCCGTCTACGTGGCTTCAGAAAAGGCGTTTGAAGAAGTGGACACATTTGTGGACAATTCATGCCAGGAATACGGACTGCAGCAGATCCGGCTGTCTGAGCCAATGAAGGCTGCGTTCGAGCACTTTTTGAGCGAAAACCCTACCGTCAAGGCCATTATTGTTGGCATTAGAAGATCGGATCCGTATGGACAACAGCTCAAGCCGTTTGATCCGACTGATTCGGGATGGCCAGACTTTATGAGAGTCCATCCAGTGCTGGAATGGAAGTATGTGAATATCTGGGACTTTTTGAGAGGAACAGATTCGGCCTATTGCTGTCTGTATGATAAGGGATATACATCTTTGGGTGGCACAGACTCGACTGTCCCGAATCCCAAGTTGTTGAAAAAGGGAACTTGTGCCGAGTTTTTGCCTGCTTATGCGTTGGTgaaggatgaggaggagcgtTTGGGCAGATTTCGCAAGTGA
- a CDS encoding uncharacterized protein (Compare to YALI0D25586g, no similarity), giving the protein MMWDTLSTYHALQMLFTARKSIPSCHVTRESPAGSFDPVNGSAPTPEKALADRVQQHVPHISTRTATYVSSSTNTVNGYVSVGTNTVSEHVSIGTNTDTEADPESDTTAEHVSSTMHSSMRTSPSHFSISPNEHAIICDKLSTLSNHILGFKETRERVDTIRDLHQALNQAKTLNLLLRQRLKEIRHECNLLMNTNSHLPPVDPLYRAVWMAGVFPQDKFVLFYRQNSQRIQLLYIQYLYKFGGSESDVCHSYGFQLFLREYLGCATTTRGPVVRSKSSSSRSSSASSRLGSRSGSRSGSRSRTQSSRDSKLWSLEE; this is encoded by the coding sequence ATGATGTGGGACACACTGTCCACCTACCACGCTCTGCAAATGCTTTTCACCGCGCGCAAATCGATACCCtcctgtcacgtgactcgcGAGTCTCCCGCGGGGTCTTTTGATCCGGTTAACGGCTCCGCGCCGACGCCCGAGAAAGCTCTGGCTGACAGAGTCCAGCAACACGTTCCACATATTAGTACGCGTACTGCAACGTATGTGTCGTCTAGTACCAACACGGTGAATGGATATGTGTCAGTTGGCACCAACACGGTCTCTGAGCACGTGTCAATAGGCaccaacacagacaccgAAGCAGACCCAGAGTCAGATACCACCGCAGAACATGTATCATCAACGATGCACAGCTCTATGAGAACAAGCCCTTCTCACTTTTCAATCAGCCCCAACGAACACGCTATCATCTGCGACAAACTCAGCACATTGAGCAACCACATTCTGGGATTTAAAGAGACACGCGAGCGAGTAGATACAATCAGAGACCTACATCAGGCTCTCAACCAGGCCAAAACGCTCAATCTGTTGCTGCGGCAACGGCTAAAGGAAATCAGACACGAGTGCAACCTGCTGATGAACACCAACTCACACCTTCCTCCTGTGGACCCGTTGTACCGGGCGGTGTGGATGGCGGGTGTTTTTCCCCAGGACAAGTTTGTGTTGTTCTACAGGCAGAATTCACAGCGGATCCAGCTCCTGTACATTcagtatttgtacaagttTGGCGGCAGCGAGTCGGATGTTTGCCACTCGTATGGCTTTCAATTGTTTTTGAGGGAATATCTGGGCTGTGCCACGACCACCAGAGGTCCAGTGGTTAGGTCCAAGAGCAGCTCTTCTAGAAGCAGTTCGGCGAGTTCAAGGCTGGGAAGCAGATCTGGCAGTAGAAGTGGGTCAAGATCTCGAACCCAGTCCAGTAGAGACTCAAAGCTATGGTCTCTTGAAGAGTGA